The Impatiens glandulifera chromosome 8, dImpGla2.1, whole genome shotgun sequence genome includes a window with the following:
- the LOC124913005 gene encoding blue copper protein 1b-like codes for MASYFNLFFAIVISLAILFPITIIGTDFVVGDSSGWTVNYNYTAWAQGKKFYVGDKLVFNYPKGSHNVFKVNGTAFANCTKPSLDLAMTSGNDVITLAAEGKKWYICGVANHCSELNQKLVIDVSSASRFSSMSGLHLAVLAMTAILAVVLA; via the exons atggcCTCATACTTTAACCTATTCTTTGCTATTGTCATTTCCCTTGCCATTCTTTTTCCGATCACTATCATCGGAACTGACTTCGTCGTCGGAGATTCTAGTGGATGGACAGTAAACTACAACTATACAGCTTGGGCTCAAGGCAAAAAGTTCTATGTTGGAGACAAACTAG tgTTCAACTATCCGAAGGGGAGCCACAATGTTTTCAAGGTAAATGGAACGGCTTTCGCTAACTGCACAAAGCCATCACTAGATCTAGCGATGACCTCGGGAAATGATGTTATAACCCTAGCTGCCGAGGGAAAGAAGTGGTATATTTGTGGTGTGGCCAACCACTGCAGCGAACTCAATCAAAAGCTTGTCATCGATGTCTCTAGTGCGAGTCGATTCTCCTCCATGTCTGGCCTCCACTTGGCTGTACTTGCAATGACCGCGATACTGGCTGTGGTCCTAGCCTAG